One segment of Anatilimnocola aggregata DNA contains the following:
- a CDS encoding type I restriction-modification system subunit M N-terminal domain-containing protein: MIDAIWNAFWAGGISNPLEVIEQITYLLFMRRLDDLHTLDENKATRLKKPMERRVFPEGKDSRRCPCDDLRWSRFKHKSPSVMYTTVGEHGFPFHRTLGGYNSTYAHHMKDARFPSPRSRREAADFAVPEPFKGV, from the coding sequence ATGATCGATGCGATTTGGAATGCGTTCTGGGCGGGCGGCATCTCGAATCCGCTCGAAGTCATCGAGCAGATCACGTACCTGCTCTTCATGCGGCGGCTCGATGATCTGCACACGCTCGACGAGAACAAGGCCACGCGGCTGAAGAAGCCGATGGAGCGGCGGGTGTTTCCGGAAGGGAAGGACAGCCGGCGTTGTCCCTGCGACGACCTGCGCTGGTCGCGGTTCAAGCATAAGTCGCCGAGCGTGATGTATACCACCGTCGGCGAGCACGGCTTTCCGTTTCACCGCACGCTTGGGGGTTATAACTCGACGTATGCCCACCACATGAAAGACGCCCGCTTCCCATCCCCGCGGTCGCGGCGAGAAGCCGCTGATTTCGCAGTGCCTGAGCCGTTTAAAGGCGTTTGA
- a CDS encoding tyrosine-type recombinase/integrase, whose amino-acid sequence MAKSKKQSASISAKHFTWRFFRRDGVYYADGRTNKHHLGKHSLGTRDRDEALTRLKHLDQQKAVEHGLISAAALEMCSAPSIADGWCQYLDEIDSNHVMGGATPETIKRYGAVRDKHVEDCRKHGIETWAEFDEAALRAYGKRLAQKCADRTVYLELTLLKSINTWLISHKLLPASAKLILPLKKPQGTDTYCYSAHEVTALVSHCRDDRKLVWLADLLMGLAFTGMRISELAGLRWSDVNFEKGMIRVADERSSRFKRQAGSARTTKGRRSRTIPIHPELRTLLVGLTRKPDGFVFHAALGGRVLARNVLEQFIKHVIEPLQTKFPTPQGEIGFEHGRLHSFRHYFCSQCFLGGASEGEIKEWLGHADSKMVEHYRHLRGEDAQRKMSQIRFLDRAEGRTGS is encoded by the coding sequence ATGGCCAAATCGAAAAAACAGTCTGCGTCGATTTCTGCAAAGCACTTCACCTGGCGGTTTTTCCGTCGTGATGGCGTTTACTACGCCGATGGACGGACCAACAAGCATCATCTCGGAAAGCACTCCCTAGGAACTCGCGACCGGGATGAAGCTCTTACTCGCTTGAAGCACCTAGATCAACAAAAGGCTGTTGAACACGGACTCATCTCGGCTGCTGCGTTAGAAATGTGTTCCGCGCCGTCGATTGCTGACGGCTGGTGCCAATACCTCGACGAGATCGACAGCAATCACGTCATGGGCGGGGCTACGCCGGAAACGATCAAGCGCTACGGCGCAGTGCGTGATAAGCATGTTGAAGATTGCCGGAAGCACGGCATTGAAACTTGGGCGGAATTCGATGAGGCGGCGCTACGGGCGTACGGCAAACGTCTGGCTCAGAAGTGTGCGGATCGCACGGTTTATCTCGAGCTAACGCTCCTCAAGTCGATCAACACCTGGCTGATCAGCCACAAGTTGTTGCCGGCCTCGGCCAAGCTGATCCTGCCGCTCAAGAAGCCTCAAGGCACGGATACGTACTGCTATAGCGCGCACGAGGTGACCGCGCTGGTCAGTCACTGTCGCGATGATCGCAAGCTCGTCTGGTTGGCAGATCTGCTGATGGGCCTCGCATTTACCGGGATGCGGATCAGCGAGCTCGCCGGGCTGCGTTGGAGCGATGTGAACTTTGAAAAGGGAATGATCCGCGTCGCGGACGAACGGTCCAGTCGATTCAAGCGTCAAGCGGGCTCGGCGCGCACGACTAAGGGGCGGCGTTCGAGAACGATTCCGATTCACCCCGAGCTTCGCACCCTTTTGGTTGGCCTGACACGAAAGCCCGATGGCTTCGTCTTTCATGCTGCGCTCGGTGGCCGGGTGCTCGCTCGCAACGTGCTGGAGCAGTTCATCAAGCACGTCATCGAACCATTGCAAACCAAGTTCCCGACACCGCAAGGCGAAATTGGCTTTGAGCATGGCAGGCTTCACAGCTTCCGCCATTATTTCTGTAGCCAGTGTTTCCTAGGCGGGGCGTCGGAAGGGGAAATCAAAGAATGGCTGGGGCACGCGGACTCGAAGATGGTGGAGCACTACCGCCATCTGCGCGGTGAGGATGCCCAGCGGAAGATGAGCCAAATTCGGTTTTTGGACCGGGCCGAAGGTCGGACCGGAAGTTAG
- a CDS encoding helix-turn-helix domain-containing protein, with translation MSSGSTPATPQHLTLQEFSAISRLSPSTIHRLIKAGKIPFVQPAGKGGKLLFPLNAIELMATRTLDRPSAPAVASGDDCVRLSGPRPKWTQAPKRG, from the coding sequence ATGTCCAGCGGCTCAACGCCAGCGACACCGCAACACCTCACTCTGCAAGAGTTTAGCGCGATCTCGCGGCTGTCGCCGTCGACGATCCATCGGCTGATCAAGGCCGGCAAAATCCCCTTTGTTCAGCCAGCTGGCAAAGGGGGCAAACTTCTCTTCCCCCTCAATGCCATCGAGCTGATGGCCACTCGCACACTGGACCGACCAAGCGCTCCCGCCGTTGCCAGTGGCGACGACTGCGTACGCTTATCTGGTCCGCGGCCGAAGTGGACGCAAGCTCCTAAACGCGGATAA